A part of Bifidobacteriaceae bacterium genomic DNA contains:
- the xylA gene encoding xylose isomerase: MPGIPTPTPADRFSFGLWTVDWVGQDQFGSGSRPHFDPVEVVWRLKEIGAWGITFHDDDLIPFGASDAERDRILGRFKQALADTGIVVEMVTTNTFSHPVFKDGSFTSNDRRVRRFGLAKVLRNVDLAAELGAQTFVMWGGREGAEYDTSKDYFAALSRYAEGLDTVAQYIKDKGYALRIALEPKPNEPRGDILLPTVGHALAFIERLENKDIVGLNPEVGHEQMACLNYTVGIAQALWADKLFHIDLNGQKSIKYDQDLVFGHGDLLSAFGTVDLLENGFPGGGPRYDGPRHFDYKPSRTEDSAQVWQTAAANMRMYLLLKERALAFRADPEVQAAVAASGVNELSEPTLDPGESLAEFLADDSVYRNADPDALASRGFGFVRLNQLAVEFLVGAR, encoded by the coding sequence ATGCCAGGTATCCCAACCCCGACCCCCGCCGACAGGTTCTCTTTCGGGCTGTGGACCGTCGACTGGGTGGGCCAGGACCAATTCGGGTCCGGCTCGCGCCCCCACTTCGACCCAGTCGAAGTGGTCTGGAGGCTGAAGGAGATCGGAGCGTGGGGGATCACGTTCCACGACGACGACCTCATCCCGTTCGGCGCTTCCGACGCGGAACGCGACCGCATCTTGGGCCGGTTCAAGCAAGCGCTGGCCGACACGGGCATTGTGGTCGAGATGGTGACCACCAACACGTTCTCCCACCCGGTGTTCAAGGACGGCTCCTTCACCTCCAACGACCGCCGCGTTCGGCGGTTCGGCCTGGCCAAAGTGCTCCGCAACGTGGACCTGGCCGCCGAACTGGGCGCCCAGACATTCGTCATGTGGGGCGGCCGCGAGGGCGCCGAATACGACACCTCGAAAGACTACTTCGCGGCCCTGAGCCGCTACGCCGAGGGCTTGGACACCGTGGCCCAATACATCAAGGACAAGGGCTACGCCCTCAGGATCGCCCTGGAACCGAAGCCTAACGAGCCTCGCGGCGACATCTTGCTTCCAACGGTGGGCCACGCGCTGGCGTTCATTGAGCGCCTGGAGAACAAGGACATCGTGGGGCTCAATCCGGAGGTGGGCCACGAGCAGATGGCCTGCTTGAACTACACGGTCGGCATAGCGCAAGCGCTCTGGGCGGACAAGCTCTTCCACATCGACCTGAACGGGCAAAAGTCGATCAAATACGACCAAGACTTGGTGTTCGGCCACGGCGACCTGTTGAGCGCCTTCGGCACGGTCGACCTGCTGGAAAACGGCTTCCCCGGCGGCGGCCCGCGCTACGACGGCCCCCGGCACTTCGACTACAAGCCGTCCCGCACCGAGGATTCCGCGCAGGTTTGGCAGACCGCGGCCGCCAACATGCGGATGTACCTGCTGCTGAAGGAACGCGCGCTGGCTTTCCGGGCCGACCCGGAGGTGCAGGCGGCGGTGGCGGCGTCCGGCGTCAACGAGTTGTCCGAGCCGACCCTGGACCCAGGGGAGAGCCTGGCCGAGTTCCTGGCCGATGATTCGGTCTACCGCAACGCCGACCCGGACGCCCTCGCCTCGCGGGGCTTCGGCTTTGTCCGGCTCAACCAGTTGGCCGTCGAGTTCCTGGTGGGGGCCCGATGA